The sequence aacataagaTTAACTCACAGGCTTGACAGCCTGTCGGAGAAGACTATAATAAATTAAAAGGTGTTTATATTTGCGTAATGGTATACTAAAAATGTATCATTCGAagcaaaaaaatgtgtttccaaCTACACAAACTCTGCCAACGAAGCTTGGCATGCATGAAGTTCGAATTGTTGATAACTGTTTGAATATCTGTACAAATGTAGCGGTGTGACAGTCAAAAGATCATTTATTCAATTATTCATATATAAGTGTACTGCAATTATTTAGTACACCTTAGCATGTGTTAACCATCAAAAGATAATGATTAATGTACATAAGAAAGTAGAAAACAATAAAGACCTACAACCATATATAGCTATAGCAATGTTTAAAGATTAAATCTGGTAATTGAAACAATCAAGACCTGTTGTTCCGATAAATCAAAactcattaaaataaaaaactcgtaattacgagatttcaaaactcgtaattacgagatttcaaaactcgtaattacgagaattaaaaactcgtaattacgagatttcaaaactcgtaattacgagaattaaaaactcgtaattacgagattttaaaactcgtaattacgagaatcaaaaactcgtaattacgagatttcaaaactcgtaattacgagaattaaaaactcgtaattacgagattttaaaactcgtaattacgagaatcaaaaactcgtaattacgagattatTTACTTTTTTTCCTATAAAAATGGCACAATACGCTTCCGTAGAATACGACGCTCTAGTTTATAAAATAGAACGAAGTCGACGGAAATTGCATCAACAGTTACACGTAATGGGGGTTTAGTAGAGTAGCGTATACTCTATACTACTCAGGACATTTTTGCACATAAGTGAGAATGATCGAGTTATTGGAAACCCAAAAAGGATTTTAGCGTTGAATCATCCATTAAGGATCCTTATTGTGATCGGAAATTGATAAAAGCTATGTCTATATTAGAGAATAAAACGGCAAGATATTTGGAGGCCGAAATCAAAAATTAGTTGTTCGTTTGTCAGTAGGGACACGAGATATTGAACAGTTTCTTTGCAAAGTGTTCTAACATAAAATGTAAAGCATATGCgtcatgtaaaatgtaaatgtaatgtGTGCGTTGACTGATACTGTGATGTGTTTTCTATTCTAGCCATTAAACCGATCTTCTTCAATGTCACCTCACCCTACAACCACATCCACCGAAAAGGCGAATCAACAGATCTTTTATTTGATGTAGAACTTGTCAACAGTGGTGGCGCTGTTATCGATAATCCAAACGGAAGATACGGCTATAACATCAGTCATGTTGAAATAAGCAGTGCCTATGACGAATTAGACCAAAATAATAGCATTACTACTGTATTCGACGTGAACATCTCTGTTGCAACGAATCTTGAGGCGAATCTCAATTACTGGGACAATATTCTAGTTAAGTATTTGAAAACAACGGTAGAATTACCAAGCGAAAAGTGCGATCGTTATAAGTACCTGTGTATTGTCGCCGCTCTAGGTAAGCCATTACACTCTTCTACCGATCAtcgttcttcttcttcttcagcCTAACATAGTACATTTTCTCATCAGTATCGGGCATATACTAGGTGAACTTGTCAAAGTGTAAAATTGTTATTCCGATGAACCGCATTGTCGAGGCAAATGTATGAAAATACGCAATTcttcatataaaacaaaatggtAAGAGTAATAAAGGTATCATATGTGTATTGCTTGACAAGAGTTAAAATAAATTTGACTAGTAAAGTAACTTCTTATCACGTTTCTAAAGCAACAACACTTTATAGTTTGAACCGACAGTTTTATCgcataaattgaaaatttccgAACGATAAATGCTGTAAAAAGAGCCATTCACATATTTACAACGGCCAACAACAAACAATACCGATAGTTTGAACATTTGCACACACACTTCTCTGTTCACATGTCCTATTAAATATTGTACTGTAGTACCTAGTCAGGCTTTGTATTGAAACTGCAAAAAAAGTCCTAAAATATACCAAACCGTTTGTGAACCACACTTAAATATGTAGAATAGATTAAGGggaattttgactttacattttCAGCCTTTATTCATTAAAACACCTTTAAATAATGTCAAGAAGGTTTGGATAATTATATAAATAATAGTTTCAAATAATGAGTAATTATCGTAATTATTTGTAGGATAATGTCGTTCCAATGGTAACAGGCATATGAGCATAGAATATAAATTCCTTGACCATCTGGCGAATTTTCTATCATGAtaattgtatttgtaaaatacagtatCCGTGTTGATTGGTAAAACACTCGTTCTTCTCTAAAAATCGAGCCTGTTAAATCCCAAAAGATATATCTCGTTCTTCTCTCAAAATCGAGCCTGTTAAATTCCAGTGTTTTACCAATCAACACGGCAAATATGTGTATGATGTCCAATAATATTATTGACAATGTTAACTCAAGCAAAGATATTAATTGGCCAATAATTTAGGTTTGCAAGGTTAGAAGTTTGCATTTCAATCTACCAGGGAGAAAGTAGAAGAAAATTTACTTATTATGCTTCAATAATATTTCTCCACAGAGTACCTGATAACAATCATTTCAGTATAGGATTTCTCATGACAGTAGTTTTGCTTCCATATAGAACACCCTGTATTATTTAGGATTCAATAAAGTGTAATTTGCATGCTTTCTTTCAGTTACAAAAAATGACAGCACGGCCCATGTAACCAACAAGTTTTGTGTTTCATTCGGTCACAAGGAAGTCGGACACGCTGACTGTGGTGCAGCTCCAAGCGGTAAGTTGACTAACCAACTAAGACATGGGAACGTAGACCGGATCGACTTTTTTGGCTTGTGGAATATACGTCTTTCACTGTCAAGGTAGACAAACTGACGAAatgtgaaaatgttcaaaacaaagtGTCGCGGAGGTTGTGCTCTTCAATCTTTTACGGTCAGAATGGACcactgagcaaaattttaaccTCGTACAATCTTGGGATTTCTCTCTATAGTATATGACTTGTGTGAACTGTTTTTAGAACCTACatgaaaaactgaatatacactGTCTTGTGTTTATGCGGAGGAAAATTTGAGTTTTTCCGTAACATACGCCCAGCATTGCAGCCATTTTTGTAAGGTTAAGGGAGTAATTAACAAACTTTCCATGAGCAAAACTTTTAAACTTTCATTTGTTGAAGTGTGTATGACCTTAACTTTGAGCTGCACACCATTTGGAAAATAtctcatgaatttcattttttcaatgacGGGTCTCAGCACCGTACAATGTGTTGGTAGTATGTCTGAGCTGTAATATCAATAGAGTAAACGTTGACAAACTATTCCACTTCGATTGTTTGGATTTTACTTTACAGACAACACGTGGATAGTGGTAGTTGCTGTGTGCAGTACTTTGCTTGGTGTTATTCTGCTTACTGGTGCTGTCTTGGTTGTAATCAAGGGATGCAAACCGTGCAGCAAATCTGACCAAGTGCGGCCATTCGAATTTAACTGAGACCAAATTGCATACGTCTGCTCATATGTCGATGCTTGATGAAGCAAAAATGATTGTCATTCTGCAAATTCATAACTTTCACCATAGTAATGAAGCTACTATGATCCCTCTTATGCTTGAATTTTTGCATTTACCCGTGACACGACGACAACTGTGTACTCTATCGAGCGACGAAATGACAATGACAATTGGACAGGGAGCGTACGtttataatttgtatttcataacTATGACCTTTTGTTTAAAACACAGTCATTCGCTCGATTTAGCCCTACTCATATTTTTTACGCCCCTGGATTGGGTGACAATAATGAATATACcattattttatcataattgtatTTCGAATTATAttaaatgtgtaatttttgccAGGTTCCTGTCTCCTCGATCCTTTATAACTGTGTCAGTTGCAATGCTGGACATCAATTAATTCAAAATCAGTTTCTGTCAAAAGATTACGCCATCTAGTTCGTTTATGGTATTTTAAGAAACAATGATAAACTGCAGTTACACCGCCCCCCTCCAGGTTAGAAAAAAAACACGATTCGTACTCTTAGGGAGagttcagtaattacaggtggGTGGGCCGgtggaattggggggagggtcacttttaagaaaacagttcaagggggagtgtcactttttataaacctatctttggagagggtcactttttacagaagctgattttatggccaaaactttgattgtccatgtgatatttcctgaataggaaatcaccaacaaaatacttACACACTacagaccgccatgcatagtgaattgacattttcgtgaaattccaaaatcaaattcgtTACACAACCATACACTTGTAaacactctagtctaatcaagaacaataatctaaataatcaagcgtacataaatgcacagatttatctaattttgtactgaaacaaaattattcattgtttcatcatagaccccaatgcatagtgtatggacattttggtgaaattccgaaatcatatttcttgcacaaccattgacttgtaaccactctagtctaatcaagaacaataatctaaataatcaagcatacata comes from Ptychodera flava strain L36383 chromosome 8, AS_Pfla_20210202, whole genome shotgun sequence and encodes:
- the LOC139139300 gene encoding uncharacterized protein isoform X2; the protein is MIFLLRLIWSCTVIVTTVKCLEAGCGLYSHICITIENKTYTDRNVDNNKDCCRFGDEQYEAGGVNCPPAIKPIFFNVTSPYNHIHRKGESTDLLFDVELVNSGGAVIDNPNGRYGYNISHVEISSAYDELDQNNSITTVFDVNISVATNLEANLNYWDNILVKYLKTTVELPSEKCDRYKYLCIVAALVTKNDSTAHVTNKFCVSFGHKEVGHADCGAAPSDNTWIVVVAVCSTLLGVILLTGAVLVVIKGCKPCSKSDQVRPFEFN
- the LOC139139300 gene encoding uncharacterized protein isoform X1, with protein sequence MIFLLRLIWSCTVIVTTVKCLEADVVVTDLFVSERTLGIIEPNGTAQTLTMTMSIENIGPENIAASPGNVNFDVVATFAESNTALNPVSIPGPVSVTGFEDQRYLELNIDDKKFVDLELSFVFPILGCGLYSHICITIENKTYTDRNVDNNKDCCRFGDEQYEAGGVNCPPAIKPIFFNVTSPYNHIHRKGESTDLLFDVELVNSGGAVIDNPNGRYGYNISHVEISSAYDELDQNNSITTVFDVNISVATNLEANLNYWDNILVKYLKTTVELPSEKCDRYKYLCIVAALVTKNDSTAHVTNKFCVSFGHKEVGHADCGAAPSDNTWIVVVAVCSTLLGVILLTGAVLVVIKGCKPCSKSDQVRPFEFN